The Mycolicibacterium mucogenicum DSM 44124 genomic sequence ATGGTCCTCGACGCCACGGTGCTCAAGGACACCATGGTGTTCACGTACCAGTGGCCCGCCGACCGCAAGTCGGTGAGCTGGTCCCTGGTGTCCAGCACCCTGCTGAAGGCGCTCGAAGGCACATACCGCTTGTCGCCCAAGGGTTCTGGCACCGAGGTGACGTACGAACTGTCGGTCGATCTGATGATTCCGATGATCGGATTGCTCAAACGCAAGGCAGAGCGCCGGCTGACCGACACGGCGCTCAAGGACCTCAAGAAGCGAGTCGAGTCTGAGTGACACGGACCCTGCTGGGCGTGCCAGGATCAGTCTGTTCGTCGGTAAGGGTGGAGTAGGCAAATCGACGGTGGCCACGGCCACCGCGGTGCGTGATGCCCGGGCCGGGCAGCGGGTCCTCATCGTGTCGACGGATCAGGCCCACTCCACCGGTGACGTGCTCGGGGCGGACGTCCCGCCGACCGGGCTGCGGACGCCCACGCAGGTCCCCGTCGACGACGGCGCCGGCGTCGTGCTCGATGCCCTGGCGCTCGACACCCTGGCGCTGCTGGAGGCGCGGTGGCGTGAGGTGGCTGCGGTGCTGGTCGCCCGGTTCCCGGACTCCGATGTGGGAGACGTTGCACCCGAGGAACTTTCGGCGTTGCCCGGGATCCAGGAGGTGCTGGGTCTGCACGAGGTCGCCGAGCTGGCGGCGTCGGGCAACTGGGACCACGTGATCGTCGACTGCGCCTCGACCGCCGATGCGATGCGGATGCTGACGCTGCCCGCCGCGTTCGCCCTGTATCTGGAGAAGGCCTGGCCGCGGCACCGGCGCCTGTCGGTCGGCCTGGCCGATGCGAAGACGGCCGCCATGGTCACCCTCGTCGAGCGCCTCGCCGCCGCCACCGAGGCGCTGGGGGAGTTGCTCGACCAGCCGGACGTCACCGCGCACCTGGTGCTCACCCCGGAACGGGTGGTGGTGGCCGAAGCGGTGCGGACGCTGGCGTCGCTCACCTTGATGGGCGTGCACGTGTCGGAGCTGATCGTGAATCAGGTTCTGGTCCAAGACGATTCGTACGAGTACGTGAACCTGCCCGCGCACCCCGCCTTCGACTGGTACGCCGAGCGCATCGCCGAGCAGCGCAGCATGCTCAGCGACCTGGATGCCGCCGTCGGCGACGTACGTCTGGTGCTGGTGCCGCACCTGGCCGGCGAGCCCATCGGGCCGAAGGCGCTGGGGGAGCTGCTGGATGCGTCACGGCTGCGGCACGGCGCCCCGCCGCCCGCGCCCCCGCGCCCCATCGTCGACCGCGAATCGGGCTCAGGATTGGATGCCGTCTACCGGCTGCGGATAGAATTGCCGCAAATCGACCCGGGGTCTCTGACGCTGGGCCGCGTCGACGACGACCTGATCATCGGCTCGGGTGGCACTAGGCGCCGGGTCCCGTTGGCATCAGTCCTGCGCCGGTGCATCGTGATCGGCGCGTCGTTGCGCGGCTGTGAACTGACCGTCCGTTTTCGCCCTGACCCGGAGGTGTGGCCCAAGTGACGCACACCAATTTCGGGGCGGACGCTCTGGGCGACCTACCAGTGGACCTGCGGCTGCTGGCCCAGGCGCTCCTCGACAAGATCGATCCCGTCGTCCGGCTGTCCGTGGCCATGCTCGCCGACGGCGAGAACCCGAGCGACTGCAACCAGGTGTGGTGCCCCGTGTGCGCACTGGTCGCCCTGGCCAACGACGAACAGCATCCGATGCTGACGGCCATCGCCGAACACAGCACGACTTTTCTCGACGCGGTGCGTGCCGCGCTCGCCGACCAGGGACCCGTCGGCCCGCACCCCGAGCCGCCGACGGACCCGTCCGGTCCCGGTGGCAAGCACCGCCAGCCCGACGATCCGGACGGCCCACCAGGGCCGGGTCGATACCAGTCCATTCCGGTATCTGTGGAGGAATGACCAGTCCGCTGCGGGCTGTGGTCGGGCCGACAGTCGGTGGGTAAAGTTGTCGGGGGCACCGTCCGGGGGCCCTCAGCGGGAGGTTCGATGTTCTTCTGGTTCTACAAGTACATCTTGATGGGCCCGTTGCTGCGCCTGCTGGGCCGTCCGAAAGTGACGGGGCTGGAATACGTTCCCGACGAGGGGCCTGTTCTGCTGGCCAGTAACCACCTGGCCGTCGTCGACAGCTTCTATCTGCCGCTGGTGCTGCGCCGCCGGATCTTCTTCCTGGCCAAGGCCGAGTACTTCACCGGTACCGGCATCAAGGGCAAGCTGATCAAGTTCTTCTACTCGTCGACCGGCCAGGTGCCGATCGACCGCACCAACGCCGATTCCGCCGCCGACGCGCTGGCCGCCGCCGCCAAGATCCTCGACCAGGGCAAACTGCTCGGCATGTACCCCGAGGGCACGCGCTCGCCCGACGGCAAGCTCTACAAGGGCAAGACCGGCCTGGCCCGCATCGCGCTGGAGACCGGCATCCCCGTCATTCCCGTCGCCATGATCAATACCGACGTCGTGAACCCGCCGGGAAGCAAGATGTGGCACTTCGCGCGCGTCGAGGTGAAGTTCGGCAAGCCGATGGACTTCCGCCGCTTCGAGGGGCTGGCCGGTAACCGCTTCATCGAGCGCGCCGTGATCGACGAGGTCATGTACGAGCTGATGCGGCTGTCCGGCCAGGAGTACGTCGACCTGTACGCGGCCGACGTCAAAGAGGGCAAGACGCCGCCGCCCGCGATCAAAGCCGGCTGAACAGAACGCTGAAGCCGAGGATTGCCGTCGTCACCAGGCGGCAGTCCTCGGCTTTCGTGATTGCCCACAGCCGGCGCGCGGCTCCGCCAACGTAACGCGGTGGCGGAAAATCGGCTCTCGGACCGCCGTGGGGTTACGGCCGCGCCGGCCGGGTCCCTGCCACGGTCAGTTCGTCGCCGAGACCGGCGCGACGTGCTCGGCCGCGTCGGCTGACGGTGTGCCGCGGCCGGTGACGGTGCCCGCCGCGGCGATGACGGCCAGTCCCCACCACACGTACGAGCTGCCGATCACCTGACGCCACAGCGTCGCGTCGACCTCGTGGTGCTCGGGCAGCAGCCGGATCGGCGTGAAGACCAGCAGGAACGCGCCGAGCGCGCTCACCGCGGCCAGGGCGGCGCTGCGTTCCCGGTAGGCGACGACGGTGATGGTCACCATGGTCGGCAGGGCCCACACCCAGTGGTGCGACCACGACACCGGCGACACCACCAGGCCGAACATCGCCACGCACATCAGGGCCAGCACCGGCTGGCCCGCGCGGAGCACCCGATGGGCCGCCCACACCGTCAGAGCCAGCACCGCGAAGCACAGCAGAACCCAGAGCACGAACCGCGGCGTCGCCGACAGCCCGAACCGCGCCAGCGTGCCGGAGATGTTCTGGTTGGTGTTCAGCGTCGCGGTGCCGATGCGGTCGGTGTTGCGCACGGTCTTGGTCCAGTACTCCCACGAGTCGCCCCACGCCAGCGCGAAGGCGATGAGCGTGACCACGATCGACGATGCCACCGTGGTGAGCAGCGCGCGGAAATCGCGGCGCAGCAGGAAGTACAGCAGGAACACGGCCGGGGTCAGCTTGAGGGCGATCGCCACGCCGAGCAGGACGCCGCGCGGCCACGGGGTGCGGCGGGGGACGCAGTCGGCGATCACCAGCGTCATGAGGACGACGTTGATCTGACCGAAGTTGAAGTTGGACCGCACCGGTTCGAGGAACAGCACGGCCGGTCCCACGATCGCGACGGCCAGCCAGCAGCGGCGGGCCAGGGCCGAGCCGCGCAGGCGCGACTGCGGCCAGACGTCCAGCCGGGTCAGCACGATCACGATGGACACCAGCAACAACACGAACGTCGTCACGGTGATGGCCACGCTCGCCGCGGGCAGGGGGAGCCAGGCGAACGGCGCGAACATGATCGCGGCCAGCGGCGGGTACGTGAACGGCAGGTCGATGCCGGCCTCGGTACGGAAGATCGTGCTCTCGCTGTACAGCGGCGTGTTGTTCAGCCAGGCGCGGCCGCCCATCCGGTACACGTCGATGTCGATCCGGTACGGCGTATGACCCAGCAGTCGCCAGGCGCCCCATACCAACGTCAACGTGGCCAGCAACTGCAACAGCCGCCAGGCCAGCCGTTGACCGGAGGCGGGCCACGACCAAGTTCCCATACGCATCTCGCCGGACAGCCTATCGGGGGGCCCGGCGCGTCGGCGCCCTGCGGGGCAGTGACACGCATACCCGGGCGTAAGTTTTTTCACCGTGCGGTCGCCCTTGCCTACGGAGTTCGTGTCCAGTGGGCGGCTGCCGTTGTTGTGGTGCCTGATTGCGTTCATCCTGACGTTTTTCGTGACCCGGACCGTGGTGCGCTACATCCGGGCCCACGCCGACAATCCGGCGCCGCGCAAGTGGTGGCAGCCGCGCAACATCGGTCACGGCGGCCTGCACATCCATCACGCGGTGATCGGCGTGGTGCTGGTGATGGTGTCGGGCGTGACGATGGTGACGCTGGCGGTCGACGGCGGCGTCACCGAATTCACCGTGGCGGCAATCTTCTTCGGCATCGGCGCGGCCCTGGTCCTGGACGAGTTCGCGTTGATCCTGCATCTGTCGGACGTGTATTGGGCCGAGGATGGCCGTACCTCGGTCGACGCGGTGTTCGTCGCGATCGCGGTCGCCGGGCTGCTGATCCTGGGGTTCAACCCGCTGTCGTTCTTCGACATCACCGTGTGGCGTGACGATCAGGACGTGGCGGCCCGGGTCATGGTCGTGGCGCTGGCCCTCATCACGCTGGCGATGGCCGTCATCGTGCTGCTCAAGGGCAAGGTGTGGACCGGTCTGATTGGGATGTTCATCACACCGCTGCTGGTCATCGGTGCAATCCGGCTCTCGCGACCGCACGCGCCGTGGGCCCGGTGGCGGTATACGAGCCGGCCGCGCAAGATGCACAAAGCGCTGGAACGCGAGCGGTGGCTACGCCGGCCGGTGGTGCGGGCGAAGCTGTGGTTACAGGATGCGATCGCCGGTATGCCAAAGTTTCCCGACGACGCGGCCGTGGACCAACAGCTCGACCGCGAGATCCACGCGGCACCCGCGCCGCCGGACCGAACGCCGACCGAGGTTGCCTGAATGAAGTTTTTTTACGACACCGAGTTCATCGACGACGGTCGCACCATCGACCTGATCTCGATCGGTGTGGCCGCCGAGGACGGGCGCGAGTATTACGCCGTCTCCTCGGAGTTCGACCCGGACCGGGCGGGTTCCTGGGTGCGCAAGAACGTGCTGCCGAAGCTGCCGTCGCCGTCATCGAAGGTGTGGCGCTCGCGGCGGCAGATCCGGTCCGAGCTGGAGGACTTCTTCAACATCGACGGTGATGAGCCGATCGAGCTGTGGGCCTGGGTCGGGGCGTACGACCACGTGGTGCTGTGCCAGCTGTGGGGGCCGATGGCCGACCTGCCGCCGGCGATGCCGCGCTTCACCCGCGAACTGCGGCAGTTCTGGGAGGACTGCGGCAGCCCGCGGATGCCACCGCGGCCGCGCGATTCCCACGACGCGCTGGTCGACGCGCGCCACAACCTGCACCGCTACCGGCTGATCGCCGAGATGATGACGGCGCCCCGGTAACTCAGCGGGGCCGGCTCACCAGGCGCGGAACGGCACGCTGGTGACGGTGGCGTCGTTCGGGCCGAACTGGACCGTCAGCTGCAGCGTCCACAGTCCCGGCCGCGGCGCGGTGGCGTAGGTGCTGTGCCAGCGACCGTCGGGACCCGCCGTGAAACGCACCGGCAGGGAAGCGATCTCGGCGCTCGAGAGGGTGCCCCGCAGCCCGGTGGCACCGGGCACCGCGACGTCGATCGGGATGGCGCCGTGCCGCGTGGTGTCGAGATGCACCTGCGCCTGCCGGCCCTCATCGAGCGCGGCGGTGGCGGTGAACGCGGGGCCGTAGGTGGTGCGGGCGGGCGGCTCGCCGGTGAGCACCGTGGTCATGAGCAAGACCAGCACCGCGAGCGCGGTTTCCCACGGTACGGTCCGACGCAGCCGCTCCGGGGTGAGCCGGCGCCGCCCGAGGTAGGCCAGGGCGGCCATGAGCGTCACCAGGAAAACCTTGGCGCACAAGGCCATTCCGTAGCCGGTCGACCACAGTGACTCGATCGGCGACACCTGCCGCCAGGCCTGGTACTCGCCGGTGAGCAGGACCGCCGCGACACAGCCGAAGGCCACCCGGGACCACCGTTGCAGCTCGTCGCTGCGACGGGCAGGCAGGACCACCAGCGTCAGCACAGCCAGCCCGCCCAGCCACAGTGCCATCGCCAGCAGGTGGACGGTGGTGGCGGAAGTGGCGAGCCACGGGTCGGGGCCGGCCGAGGCGTGCCCGGACGCGGCCACACCGGCCGCGAGCGCCGTCGCGATGACGACGAACAGCGCGGTACCGGCGCGCACCGTCGCGGCGAGCAGCACGAGCAGAACCGCCTGCACGTAGAGCTGGACGTCGGGTCCGGTGGTGATGGCGTTGATGACGGTCGCGGCGGCCAGCAGCAGCCAGCCGATGCCGGCCAGCACGCGGGTGCGGCGCAACGCGAGCGCCCACCCCCACACCAGCCGGGCCGCCGCGAGCACGCCGACGCACAGCACCAGGCCGGCGTACGTGAGACTGCGGGCGATGTCCGACGCTGTCGACGACGAGGCGACCGGATGAGCCTCCGGCGGCGCGTCCGGCGCCTGCTGCACACCGAAACTCACCGACCCGGACACCTCGTGCCCGTCGGCCGACATCAGCCGCCACGTCGCGGTGTAGCTGCCGCGCGGCAGGTCCGGCGGCAGGTCCAGTTCGATGGCGGTGTTGCCCGACCGCTGCCGGACCTCCCGATCGACCCGCGTGCCGGAGCCCGAAATCACCTGGACCGCACCGGGAATCAGGCGAACCGGCTCATCGAAGCTCAAGGTGACCCGGCTCGGCGCGGCCGGCAGGGTGGCGCCGTCCACCGGATCGCTGGAGACCAGGACGGCGTGCGCGTGTGCGAGGGGAGCCGGCAGCAGGAGCGCGAGCAGAGCCGCGAGCAGCGCTGCGACCGGTCTGGGTTTTCTAGTCGTGACTCGTCTTTCGTCGGGAGGCTGCCAGGCTAGCGATCGCCACCAGCAACGCGACCACCGACACGGCCAGCGCCGTCAGGCCCGGCCACGTCGGCGCCGCGGCAGCCGGAGCCGCGGCCGCGGGCCGGTCGTGGTCGCCGCCGCCGGCGGGTTTCAGGTGCAGGGCCGGCGCCGGGTGCTCGGGCTCGGGCTGGCCCGGGTTGGCCTTCTCGTTCCAGTTGACGGTCTTGCCGTCACTGTAGGTCTGGACCGCGGGCAGCGTCAGTGTGTTGACCTTGGGCAGCGGCCCGGCTGAGATGGCGAAGACGTTGAACTGGTGCGGCGGGATGGGCGCGTCCGGCGCGGTGGCCTTCCACTCGACCGACGAGACGTACTCGGTGACCTCGGCGCCATCGTCGTCCTTCTGCGGGGCGGGCAGCTTCTTCTTGGTGATGGTGGCCGTCCAGCCGGCCTTCTGCTGCGTGCTCACCGAGATGATCGGCTGGTCGTCGGGCAGCACGACCAACAGGCCCGTGGTGGACGCCGTGTCCGACTCGGTCGGCACGCGGAAGTTCAGCACGCCCCAGCCACCCTGAGTGGCGTCGCCGGTCACCTTGACGTGGGCGGCGGCCGGTGCGGCCAGAGCGACCGCGCAGGCCGTCGTCGCGGTGACGGCGGCGAGGGTCTGGATCAGCTTGGGCATGTTGTCCTTTCGAGAGGGGTCAGACGGCCATGACAGCGAAGGCGACGCTCATGCCGAGCGCCATGAGCAGGTCGGCGTACGGGCGCTTCGGCCCGCGCACCAGCAGGTAGAACCACCACAGCGCGGCGGCGCAGAATCCGATCGCGAGCACGATGCAGACCACGGTGAACCAGCCTGGGGGAGTCACGGCGATGGCGCCGTGACCGAGGTGGGCGCTGTGGTGACCGGAGGTTTGAGCTGTCGCCATGGGGACGCCGGCGTTCGGCGCCATCAGCAGGCCCATCAGTGCCATCGCGGCCATCATGGTGCAGTGGTAGACGGGGTGCGGTAGCTCGAAGCCGAACAGGGCGAGGTAGGCGAAGTACAGCGCGCCGGCGGTGAACACCAGCACGTACAGCAGTGGCGACACCTGCATACCGGCCGGCCACAGCATCGCGATCATGCCCACCGAAGCCAGCGCATGCAGCACCGCGACGCCGCGTTGTCCGGGTACGCGCCGCCCGGCGCCCGCGAACAGCAGCGCGGCCACCGCGAACACGGCAGTCAGCGCCCAGCGCAGGGCGGAATCGGCGATCACGCTGTCATTAGTCGTACGGAAAGGGGATTCAGTTCCCGGCGGGCTTGAACCGCATGTCGGGCTGGGACCGCTCCAACGGTGTCAGCACCACGCCCAGCCAGCAGACGGCCAGCACCGCAGCCGCGACGAAACCGGCCAGCGGCCACCACACCGCGACCCTCGCCGGTGACGTCTGGCACCACCAGACCGCGCCGAACCCGGCGGCCGTGGCCACGCCCGACAGGTACAGCGCCGCACAACACACGCGAAACCGCTTGCGCCACAGCGCTGTTGCCGATGCAACCGCGGCCAGGGTGAACAGGATGGCGACGACCTTCAGTACCCACCGATGCGATTCCGACCAGCTGACCCCGGCCGACACCGCCAGCACGACAACCGCGACGGCGGTGGGGTAGCGGCGGGCAGGACCGATCCAGACCTCGTCGAACACCCGGCGCCCGATGGCGCTCAGGGTGTGCTCGAGGTCGATCGCGTGGCGGGTGGACAAGCCGAACTCCGTTCAGTCTGTTGACCAGTTTCGCAGAGTTGGTCGGACAAGTGGCGGCCCGGGTTCCGCGGTGGCTCACGTGGCCTATCTACCGCCGTTGCCCCACCGGAGTGCTTCCAACGCCACCGCAATCTTCACGCTGGCGTGTTCCAGTGGCTGTGGCAACAGCTCGTTGGCGCGAGTGAGCCTGTTCAGCAACGTGTTTCGATGGGTGAACAGGCGAGCGGCTGCGCGTGAGGCGTTGCACTGCTCGTGGACGAACGTCAGTACGGTGCGTTGGAGTTCTGGATCGGCCGTCGCGAATTCCCCCAGGGTGTGTTTGATGAATCGCTGCGCCGATTCGGGGTCGGCGGTGACAAGGGCGGCGAGTTCGACGTCAGCGAAGCTGGCGACCCGCCGGCCGGCGCCGAGCCGGGCCATGATGCGTTCTGTGGTGATGGCATCGAGGTGGCTGCGGCGGAACCCGTCGATTCCTGCCGCCGTTGGTCCGAGGGCGATCCGCACGCCTGGCAGTTG encodes the following:
- a CDS encoding ArsA family ATPase, with the protein product MSDTDPAGRARISLFVGKGGVGKSTVATATAVRDARAGQRVLIVSTDQAHSTGDVLGADVPPTGLRTPTQVPVDDGAGVVLDALALDTLALLEARWREVAAVLVARFPDSDVGDVAPEELSALPGIQEVLGLHEVAELAASGNWDHVIVDCASTADAMRMLTLPAAFALYLEKAWPRHRRLSVGLADAKTAAMVTLVERLAAATEALGELLDQPDVTAHLVLTPERVVVAEAVRTLASLTLMGVHVSELIVNQVLVQDDSYEYVNLPAHPAFDWYAERIAEQRSMLSDLDAAVGDVRLVLVPHLAGEPIGPKALGELLDASRLRHGAPPPAPPRPIVDRESGSGLDAVYRLRIELPQIDPGSLTLGRVDDDLIIGSGGTRRRVPLASVLRRCIVIGASLRGCELTVRFRPDPEVWPK
- a CDS encoding copper resistance CopC/CopD family protein is translated as MDGATLPAAPSRVTLSFDEPVRLIPGAVQVISGSGTRVDREVRQRSGNTAIELDLPPDLPRGSYTATWRLMSADGHEVSGSVSFGVQQAPDAPPEAHPVASSSTASDIARSLTYAGLVLCVGVLAAARLVWGWALALRRTRVLAGIGWLLLAAATVINAITTGPDVQLYVQAVLLVLLAATVRAGTALFVVIATALAAGVAASGHASAGPDPWLATSATTVHLLAMALWLGGLAVLTLVVLPARRSDELQRWSRVAFGCVAAVLLTGEYQAWRQVSPIESLWSTGYGMALCAKVFLVTLMAALAYLGRRRLTPERLRRTVPWETALAVLVLLMTTVLTGEPPARTTYGPAFTATAALDEGRQAQVHLDTTRHGAIPIDVAVPGATGLRGTLSSAEIASLPVRFTAGPDGRWHSTYATAPRPGLWTLQLTVQFGPNDATVTSVPFRAW
- a CDS encoding polyadenylate-specific 3'-exoribonuclease AS, with protein sequence MKFFYDTEFIDDGRTIDLISIGVAAEDGREYYAVSSEFDPDRAGSWVRKNVLPKLPSPSSKVWRSRRQIRSELEDFFNIDGDEPIELWAWVGAYDHVVLCQLWGPMADLPPAMPRFTRELRQFWEDCGSPRMPPRPRDSHDALVDARHNLHRYRLIAEMMTAPR
- a CDS encoding DUF5134 domain-containing protein, coding for MIADSALRWALTAVFAVAALLFAGAGRRVPGQRGVAVLHALASVGMIAMLWPAGMQVSPLLYVLVFTAGALYFAYLALFGFELPHPVYHCTMMAAMALMGLLMAPNAGVPMATAQTSGHHSAHLGHGAIAVTPPGWFTVVCIVLAIGFCAAALWWFYLLVRGPKRPYADLLMALGMSVAFAVMAV
- a CDS encoding lysophospholipid acyltransferase family protein, yielding MFFWFYKYILMGPLLRLLGRPKVTGLEYVPDEGPVLLASNHLAVVDSFYLPLVLRRRIFFLAKAEYFTGTGIKGKLIKFFYSSTGQVPIDRTNADSAADALAAAAKILDQGKLLGMYPEGTRSPDGKLYKGKTGLARIALETGIPVIPVAMINTDVVNPPGSKMWHFARVEVKFGKPMDFRRFEGLAGNRFIERAVIDEVMYELMRLSGQEYVDLYAADVKEGKTPPPAIKAG
- a CDS encoding YcnI family protein — encoded protein: MPKLIQTLAAVTATTACAVALAAPAAAHVKVTGDATQGGWGVLNFRVPTESDTASTTGLLVVLPDDQPIISVSTQQKAGWTATITKKKLPAPQKDDDGAEVTEYVSSVEWKATAPDAPIPPHQFNVFAISAGPLPKVNTLTLPAVQTYSDGKTVNWNEKANPGQPEPEHPAPALHLKPAGGGDHDRPAAAAPAAAAPTWPGLTALAVSVVALLVAIASLAASRRKTSHD
- a CDS encoding glycosyltransferase family 87 protein: MGTWSWPASGQRLAWRLLQLLATLTLVWGAWRLLGHTPYRIDIDVYRMGGRAWLNNTPLYSESTIFRTEAGIDLPFTYPPLAAIMFAPFAWLPLPAASVAITVTTFVLLLVSIVIVLTRLDVWPQSRLRGSALARRCWLAVAIVGPAVLFLEPVRSNFNFGQINVVLMTLVIADCVPRRTPWPRGVLLGVAIALKLTPAVFLLYFLLRRDFRALLTTVASSIVVTLIAFALAWGDSWEYWTKTVRNTDRIGTATLNTNQNISGTLARFGLSATPRFVLWVLLCFAVLALTVWAAHRVLRAGQPVLALMCVAMFGLVVSPVSWSHHWVWALPTMVTITVVAYRERSAALAAVSALGAFLLVFTPIRLLPEHHEVDATLWRQVIGSSYVWWGLAVIAAAGTVTGRGTPSADAAEHVAPVSATN
- a CDS encoding SRPBCC family protein: MADKTAQTIYIDADPATVMDVIADIGSYPDWVAEYPETEVLDVYADGYPKTARMVLDATVLKDTMVFTYQWPADRKSVSWSLVSSTLLKALEGTYRLSPKGSGTEVTYELSVDLMIPMIGLLKRKAERRLTDTALKDLKKRVESE